The following proteins are encoded in a genomic region of Mycolicibacterium rutilum:
- the nhaA gene encoding Na+/H+ antiporter NhaA — protein MTTESIPRLVRMLPARFSRDAKATKTSENTAAGLLLLFTVAALLWANSPWADSYWTLLDTHVGFTFAEHRFELTVKHLVNDGLMAFFFFIVGLEVKHEFAIGELTERARAAVPVVAALAGLAVPAAIFLLFNPSGDNAQAWGVVISTDTAFLIGALAIIKPKFPARLRIFLLTLAVVDDVGALLVIALFYSERINVAPLMVSLVLIAAIAAVRLLPAGRGPAYAVLGFALWVALFMAGIHPTLAGVAVALLIPVFSPERSQVEEVVQRIRAFRQSPNSRYAREVTRGLRDSISINERLQMSVGPYVSFLVLPLFALVNAGVMLDAESVTAALRSPLTWGIVAGLVVGKFVGITTATWVMARTGWGELAPGMSLRRVAGGAALSGIGFTISLFIVDIAIDDASRKEQAIIGVLIASVVAFFVGWAIFRLTDWLSPPEPIGLKLVRPIDPDRDHIKGDPGAPLTLVEYGDFECPFCSRATGAIDEVREHFGAELRYVWRHMPLERAHPRAFDAARASEAAALQGRFWEMARELFGHQDDLEWSDIYRYAVAAGCDIERFDQDVRVHASKVLHHVQDDAQDAEVMDLNSTPTFFVNGKRHKGPWDAASLIRALEEGR, from the coding sequence ATGACCACCGAGTCGATACCGCGGCTCGTCCGCATGCTGCCGGCACGGTTCAGTCGCGACGCCAAGGCGACGAAAACCAGTGAGAACACCGCCGCCGGGCTGCTGCTGCTGTTCACCGTCGCCGCACTGCTGTGGGCGAATTCGCCGTGGGCCGACAGCTATTGGACGCTGCTGGACACCCACGTCGGATTCACCTTCGCCGAGCACCGCTTCGAGCTGACCGTCAAGCATCTGGTCAACGACGGCCTGATGGCGTTCTTCTTCTTCATCGTCGGCCTCGAGGTCAAACACGAGTTCGCGATCGGCGAACTCACCGAGCGGGCCCGCGCGGCGGTGCCGGTGGTGGCGGCGTTGGCCGGGCTCGCGGTACCGGCCGCAATATTCCTGTTGTTCAACCCTTCCGGCGACAACGCGCAAGCGTGGGGGGTGGTGATCTCCACCGACACCGCGTTCCTGATCGGTGCGCTGGCGATCATCAAACCGAAGTTCCCCGCGCGGCTGCGGATCTTCCTGCTCACCTTGGCCGTGGTCGACGACGTCGGCGCGCTGCTGGTGATCGCGCTGTTCTACTCCGAACGCATCAACGTTGCGCCACTGATGGTTTCGCTGGTGCTGATCGCGGCCATCGCGGCGGTGCGGCTGCTGCCCGCCGGCCGCGGACCCGCCTACGCCGTGCTCGGGTTCGCGTTGTGGGTGGCGCTGTTCATGGCGGGCATCCACCCGACGCTGGCCGGTGTCGCGGTCGCCCTGCTGATCCCGGTGTTCTCCCCGGAACGCAGCCAGGTCGAAGAAGTCGTGCAACGGATCCGCGCGTTCCGGCAGTCGCCGAACTCGCGCTACGCCCGTGAAGTGACCCGCGGCCTGCGCGACTCGATCTCGATCAACGAGCGGCTGCAGATGAGCGTCGGGCCGTACGTGTCGTTCCTGGTGCTGCCGCTGTTCGCGTTGGTCAACGCCGGAGTGATGCTCGACGCGGAAAGCGTGACCGCCGCGCTGCGTTCACCGCTGACGTGGGGCATCGTCGCGGGCCTGGTGGTCGGCAAATTCGTCGGCATCACGACCGCGACATGGGTGATGGCGCGCACCGGCTGGGGCGAACTCGCGCCGGGCATGTCGCTGCGGCGGGTGGCCGGCGGCGCGGCGCTGTCGGGTATCGGGTTCACGATCTCGCTGTTCATCGTCGACATCGCGATCGACGACGCGAGCCGCAAGGAGCAGGCGATCATCGGCGTGCTGATCGCCTCGGTGGTGGCCTTCTTCGTCGGCTGGGCGATCTTCCGACTCACCGACTGGTTGAGCCCGCCCGAACCCATCGGCCTGAAACTGGTGCGGCCCATCGACCCGGACCGCGACCACATCAAGGGCGATCCCGGCGCACCGCTGACGCTGGTCGAGTACGGCGACTTCGAATGCCCCTTCTGCAGCCGGGCCACCGGCGCGATCGACGAGGTGCGCGAGCACTTCGGCGCCGAACTGCGCTACGTGTGGCGGCACATGCCGTTGGAGCGGGCCCACCCGCGGGCGTTCGACGCGGCCCGCGCCAGCGAGGCCGCCGCGCTGCAGGGCCGGTTCTGGGAGATGGCCCGCGAACTGTTCGGCCACCAGGATGACCTCGAATGGTCCGACATCTACCGCTACGCGGTGGCGGCCGGATGTGACATCGAGCGGTTCGACCAGGATGTGCGGGTGCACGCCTCGAAGGTGCTGCACCACGTCCAGGACGACGCGCAGGACGCCGAGGTGATGGACCTGAACTCGACGCCGACGTTCTTCGTCAACGGCAAACGGCACAAGGGCCCGTGGGACGCGGCCAGCCTGATCCGCGCGCTGGAGGAGGGCCGTTAG
- a CDS encoding SDR family NAD(P)-dependent oxidoreductase: MARPVALITGPTSGIGAGFARRYARDGHDLVLVARDGARLESLAAELHDEVGANVEVLVADLADAADRAKVADRLTAGVQVLVNNAGFGTSGEFWSSDFAKLQSQLDVNVTAVMQLTHAVLPPMLAAGRGTVINVASVAGLLPGRGSTYSASKAWVIAFSEGLANGLGGTGVGVHALCPGFVRTEFHQRAGIDMDGTPSWFWLEVDDVVGETLADVAKGKVVIVPGLQYKALTTGGRVVPRNLVRAMTKVVGRGRGRT, translated from the coding sequence ATGGCTCGCCCTGTCGCCCTGATCACCGGTCCGACGTCGGGGATCGGTGCCGGCTTCGCCCGCCGGTACGCCCGCGACGGCCACGACCTGGTGCTGGTGGCCCGTGACGGCGCACGGCTCGAAAGCCTGGCCGCCGAACTGCACGACGAGGTCGGCGCGAACGTCGAGGTGCTCGTCGCCGACCTGGCCGACGCCGCCGACCGCGCCAAGGTGGCCGACCGGCTGACCGCCGGGGTGCAGGTCCTGGTCAACAACGCCGGGTTCGGCACGTCCGGCGAGTTCTGGAGCTCTGACTTCGCGAAACTGCAGTCGCAGCTCGACGTCAACGTCACCGCGGTCATGCAGCTCACCCACGCGGTGCTGCCCCCGATGCTGGCCGCCGGCCGCGGCACGGTGATCAACGTCGCCAGCGTCGCGGGGCTGCTGCCCGGTCGCGGGTCGACGTACTCGGCGTCCAAGGCGTGGGTGATCGCGTTCTCCGAAGGCCTGGCGAACGGGTTGGGCGGCACCGGCGTCGGCGTGCACGCGCTGTGCCCGGGCTTCGTGCGCACCGAGTTTCACCAGCGGGCGGGCATCGACATGGACGGCACCCCGTCGTGGTTCTGGCTCGAGGTCGACGACGTGGTCGGCGAGACGCTGGCCGACGTCGCCAAGGGCAAGGTCGTGATCGTGCCGGGACTGCAGTACAAGGCGCTCACCACCGGCGGACGCGTGGTACCGCGAAACCTGGTGCGCGCCATGACCAAAGTCGTGGGCAGGGGCCGTGGCCGGACGTAG
- a CDS encoding glycoside hydrolase family 76 protein encodes MDQLWANRAASAEAAVTTRHLRRLWGLPGTQLGVVAWPATRRHRWYGTWHYWWQAHLLDNLVDAQLRDPQPERQTRIARQIRAHRLRNNLSWVNDYYDDMAWLALALERAGRLADVPRPGALKKLAEQFLDSWVPEDGGGIPWRKQDQFFNAPANGPAAIFLARYDRLRRAQQMADWIDETLIDPDTHLVFDGIKGGSLVRAQYTYCQGVVLGVETELAARTDDGDHAARVHRLVAAVAEHMAPDGVIKGAGGGDGGLFNGILARYLALVATELPQRTDADTAARDTARRLVLTSAEAAWQNHQSVDGLPLFSAFWDRVAEIPTAAGAQAQFVEGAVNASEVPERDLSVQLSGWMLMEAAHAVTDGQPDA; translated from the coding sequence ATGGATCAGCTCTGGGCCAACCGCGCCGCCAGCGCCGAGGCCGCAGTCACCACCCGGCACCTGCGGCGGCTGTGGGGGCTGCCCGGCACCCAGTTGGGCGTGGTCGCCTGGCCCGCCACCCGCCGGCACCGGTGGTACGGCACCTGGCACTACTGGTGGCAGGCGCATCTGCTGGACAACCTGGTCGACGCCCAGCTGCGCGACCCGCAGCCGGAACGGCAGACCCGCATCGCGCGCCAGATCCGCGCACATCGGTTGCGCAACAACCTGTCCTGGGTCAACGACTACTACGACGACATGGCCTGGCTGGCGCTCGCGCTGGAGCGCGCCGGGCGGCTCGCCGACGTGCCGCGCCCGGGTGCGCTCAAGAAGCTGGCCGAGCAGTTCCTCGACAGCTGGGTGCCCGAGGACGGCGGCGGGATCCCATGGCGCAAACAGGACCAGTTCTTCAACGCCCCGGCCAACGGGCCCGCCGCGATCTTCCTGGCCCGCTACGACCGGTTGCGGCGCGCGCAGCAGATGGCCGACTGGATCGACGAGACGCTGATCGACCCCGACACCCACCTGGTGTTCGACGGCATCAAAGGCGGCTCGCTGGTGCGCGCGCAGTACACCTACTGCCAGGGCGTGGTGCTGGGCGTGGAGACCGAGCTCGCCGCGCGCACCGACGACGGCGACCACGCCGCCCGGGTGCACCGCCTGGTCGCCGCGGTGGCCGAGCACATGGCACCCGACGGCGTCATCAAGGGTGCGGGCGGCGGCGACGGCGGACTGTTCAACGGCATCCTCGCGCGCTACCTCGCCCTGGTCGCCACCGAGTTGCCGCAGCGCACCGACGCCGACACCGCGGCACGCGACACCGCCCGCAGGCTGGTGCTCACATCCGCGGAGGCGGCCTGGCAGAACCACCAGAGCGTCGACGGGCTGCCGCTGTTCAGTGCCTTCTGGGACCGGGTCGCCGAAATCCCCACTGCCGCAGGCGCACAGGCGCAATTCGTGGAGGGCGCGGTCAACGCGTCGGAGGTGCCCGAACGGGACCTGTCGGTGCAGCTGTCGGGGTGGATGCTGATGGAGGCCGCGCACGCGGTGACAGACGGACAACCGGACGCATGA
- the ttfA gene encoding trehalose monomycolate transport factor TtfA, translated as MVPLWFTLSALCFVGAGVLLYVDIDRRRGLGRRRKSWAKSHGFDYEHESHDIVKRWKRGVMSTVGDISAKNVVLGQIRGEAVFIFDLEDVATVIALHRKVGTNVVVDLRLKGIKEPRENDIWLLGAIGPRMVYSTNLDAARRACDRRMVTFAHTAPDCAEIMWNEEHWTLVSMPVTSTRAQWDEGLRTVRQFNDLLRVLPPTPQALAGQSSQGALARRSGSPSRPLTPSPGRAEVPPGRPEAPRPEAARYQQPPGRPDAARRQPPARNGRQSPHYQR; from the coding sequence ATGGTTCCGCTTTGGTTCACGCTGTCCGCACTCTGCTTCGTGGGTGCGGGCGTGTTGCTGTACGTCGACATCGACCGGCGACGCGGGCTGGGGCGCCGACGCAAATCCTGGGCGAAGTCGCACGGCTTCGACTATGAACACGAATCCCACGACATCGTCAAGCGCTGGAAGCGCGGCGTGATGTCGACCGTCGGCGACATCAGCGCCAAGAACGTCGTGCTCGGCCAGATCCGCGGCGAGGCAGTCTTCATCTTCGACCTCGAGGACGTCGCGACGGTGATCGCGCTGCACCGCAAGGTGGGCACCAACGTCGTCGTCGACCTGCGGCTCAAGGGCATCAAAGAACCGCGCGAGAACGACATCTGGCTGCTCGGCGCGATCGGCCCGCGGATGGTCTACTCCACCAACCTCGACGCCGCGCGCCGCGCGTGCGACCGGCGGATGGTGACGTTCGCCCACACCGCGCCGGACTGCGCCGAGATTATGTGGAACGAGGAGCACTGGACGCTGGTGTCGATGCCGGTCACCAGCACCCGGGCACAGTGGGACGAGGGGCTGCGCACCGTTCGCCAGTTCAACGACCTGCTGCGGGTGCTGCCGCCGACACCGCAGGCGCTGGCCGGACAGTCCAGCCAGGGCGCCCTGGCGCGGCGCAGCGGGTCGCCGAGCCGTCCGCTGACCCCGTCCCCCGGCCGCGCCGAGGTGCCGCCCGGCCGTCCCGAGGCGCCGCGTCCCGAGGCAGCGCGCTACCAGCAGCCGCCCGGCCGTCCCGACGCCGCCCGCCGCCAGCCGCCGGCGCGCAACGGACGCCAGTCACCGCACTACCAGCGGTAG
- a CDS encoding MFS transporter, which produces MTRRWFALVILTLAVLLIGIDGTVLALATPFISRDLGASGTEILWIGDIYSFVLASLLISMGSLGDRIGHRRLLLTGAVGFAAVSALTAYAPNAELLIAGRALQGVAGATLTPATLALIRGIFTDSRERSLAVGIWASAFSAGAALGPILGGVLLEHFWWGSVFLINVPVMVVLLVGGLLLLPEHRNPEPGPWDLASVALSMAGVLGVVYAVKEVAAQGVHAGALGAGAAGAVALVWFVRRQLRLPDPLIDVRLFGNRAFSGVVAANLLSVLGLSGLVFFLSQYFQLVKGFGPLQAGLAELPAALTATVFGVLAGVVVRWWSQRAVLTAGLALVGVAMATLVSIRPHTSYLPLGFALFVVGVGLGLAFTVASDVILASVPPERAGSAAAVSETAYELGMALGIATLGSIVTGVYRGFATPAGIPSRAATSAHDSLAAATEQAAQLPARQGAALLAAAQEAFTAGLAIAAGVGAVLMLVSALAVWLLLRSAPLPGQSEIGVLDDPGVHGDPGGHAGVDAAGGPELCDRNH; this is translated from the coding sequence ATGACGCGGCGTTGGTTCGCCCTGGTCATCCTGACGCTGGCCGTGCTGCTGATCGGCATCGACGGCACGGTCCTGGCGTTGGCGACCCCGTTCATCAGCCGCGACCTCGGCGCCTCAGGCACCGAGATCCTCTGGATCGGTGACATCTACTCGTTCGTCCTGGCCAGCCTGCTGATCAGCATGGGCAGCCTCGGAGACCGGATCGGGCACCGCAGGCTGCTCCTCACCGGCGCCGTCGGCTTCGCGGCCGTGTCCGCGTTGACCGCCTACGCGCCGAACGCCGAACTGCTGATCGCCGGACGCGCCCTGCAGGGCGTCGCGGGCGCCACCCTGACCCCGGCCACGTTGGCGCTGATCCGCGGGATCTTCACCGACTCACGGGAACGGTCGCTGGCAGTGGGCATCTGGGCGTCCGCGTTCTCAGCAGGCGCCGCGCTCGGCCCCATCCTCGGCGGTGTGCTGCTCGAGCACTTCTGGTGGGGATCGGTCTTCCTCATCAACGTGCCGGTGATGGTGGTACTGCTCGTCGGCGGACTGCTCCTGTTGCCCGAGCACCGCAACCCCGAACCGGGTCCGTGGGACCTCGCCTCGGTCGCGCTGTCGATGGCCGGCGTGCTCGGCGTGGTCTATGCGGTCAAAGAGGTTGCCGCGCAAGGCGTTCACGCCGGTGCGCTGGGTGCGGGGGCTGCGGGCGCGGTGGCGTTGGTCTGGTTCGTCCGGCGCCAGCTGCGGCTGCCCGATCCGCTGATCGACGTGCGGCTGTTCGGCAACCGGGCGTTCTCGGGTGTGGTGGCGGCGAATCTGCTGTCCGTGCTCGGCCTTTCGGGGCTGGTGTTCTTCCTGTCGCAGTACTTCCAGCTGGTCAAGGGCTTCGGTCCGCTGCAGGCCGGGCTCGCCGAACTGCCCGCGGCGCTGACCGCCACGGTGTTCGGGGTGCTCGCCGGTGTCGTGGTGCGCTGGTGGAGCCAACGCGCAGTGCTGACCGCCGGGCTGGCCCTGGTTGGGGTGGCGATGGCGACGCTGGTGTCGATCCGGCCGCACACCTCGTATCTGCCGCTGGGCTTCGCGCTGTTCGTGGTCGGCGTGGGACTGGGCCTGGCGTTCACCGTCGCCAGCGACGTGATCCTGGCCAGTGTGCCGCCCGAGCGCGCCGGATCCGCCGCCGCGGTGTCGGAGACGGCCTACGAACTGGGGATGGCACTAGGCATTGCGACGCTGGGATCGATCGTCACCGGCGTCTACCGCGGCTTCGCGACGCCGGCCGGCATTCCGTCGCGCGCGGCGACGAGCGCACACGATTCCCTGGCCGCCGCCACCGAGCAGGCCGCACAGCTCCCGGCCCGACAGGGCGCGGCGCTGCTGGCGGCGGCGCAGGAGGCCTTCACCGCCGGCTTGGCGATCGCGGCGGGCGTCGGGGCTGTGCTCATGCTGGTGTCGGCGCTGGCGGTGTGGCTGCTGCTGCGCAGCGCGCCGCTACCAGGCCAGTCCGAGATCGGCGTGCTGGACGATCCAGGCGTGCATGGCGATCCCGGCGGCCACGCCGGCGTTGATGCTGCGGGTGGACCCGAACTGTGCGATCGAAACCACTGA
- a CDS encoding alcohol dehydrogenase catalytic domain-containing protein, with protein MATHKAVQVESLGGALTLTDVETAPPPRGHVRIAVAACGVCGTDHGVINGAFPVSWPVTPGHEIAGTVAELGDGVEGFAAGDRVAVGWFGGNCNRCLPCRKGKFMQCVEFQVPSLAYPGGYAESVTVPATALARIPDGLSFADAAPMGCAGVTTYNALRRTKAVAGDLVAVLGIGGLGHLGVQWARAMGFETVAIARGGEKAHDAKELGAHHYINSSAEDVAGALQDLGGAAVVLATAANSAAMGATVGGLGPEGELVIVGVTADPLPISPADLIQAGISVSGHPSGTSRDVEETMHFALQSGVRARIEERPLAEAAEAYAAMDEGRARYRMVLTM; from the coding sequence ATGGCGACTCACAAGGCCGTGCAGGTCGAATCTCTCGGTGGCGCGTTGACCCTCACAGACGTCGAAACCGCGCCACCACCGCGCGGGCACGTCCGCATCGCGGTCGCGGCCTGCGGGGTGTGCGGCACCGACCACGGCGTGATCAACGGCGCGTTCCCGGTGAGCTGGCCGGTGACACCGGGTCACGAGATCGCCGGGACCGTCGCGGAGCTCGGCGACGGCGTGGAGGGCTTCGCGGCCGGCGACCGGGTTGCGGTCGGCTGGTTCGGCGGCAACTGCAACCGGTGCCTGCCCTGCCGCAAGGGCAAGTTCATGCAGTGTGTGGAGTTCCAGGTGCCCAGCCTGGCGTATCCCGGCGGCTACGCCGAGTCCGTCACCGTGCCGGCGACCGCGCTGGCCCGGATCCCGGACGGGCTGTCGTTCGCCGACGCCGCACCGATGGGGTGTGCCGGGGTGACGACGTACAACGCGCTGCGCAGGACCAAGGCGGTGGCCGGCGATCTGGTCGCCGTGCTCGGTATCGGCGGGCTCGGCCACCTCGGCGTGCAGTGGGCGCGAGCGATGGGCTTCGAGACCGTCGCGATCGCGCGCGGCGGAGAGAAGGCGCACGACGCCAAGGAACTCGGCGCGCACCACTACATCAACTCGAGCGCCGAGGACGTCGCCGGTGCACTGCAGGATCTCGGCGGCGCGGCCGTCGTGCTGGCGACCGCGGCCAACTCCGCGGCGATGGGCGCGACCGTCGGCGGGCTGGGGCCCGAGGGTGAACTCGTCATCGTCGGCGTGACCGCCGACCCGCTGCCGATCTCCCCGGCCGACCTGATCCAGGCCGGTATCAGCGTGAGCGGGCACCCGTCCGGCACCTCACGCGACGTCGAGGAGACGATGCACTTCGCGCTGCAGAGCGGGGTGCGGGCCCGCATCGAGGAACGACCACTGGCCGAGGCCGCCGAGGCGTACGCGGCGATGGACGAGGGCCGGGCCCGCTACCGCATGGTCTTGACCATGTGA
- a CDS encoding DedA family protein gives MPDFLDPMTLLGYFGTWALVGLLVVIFVESGVLFPILPGDSLLFVAGMLAAGTAALAEGGGEVINFQLWQLLVFIPIAAVLGGQAGYWIGRNLGTAMFKPDARFLKQKYLEEAHLFFEQRGPFAIVIARFVPIVRTLAPLTAGAARMNYGVFTLFNVIGAVVWGVGLTLLGYWLGRFEVVQKLLEPIVIAIVVVSVLPMLIEWYKRRRAAKRAGIPAPPIESGEQPG, from the coding sequence ATGCCGGACTTCCTCGACCCGATGACGCTGCTCGGGTACTTCGGCACCTGGGCGCTGGTGGGTCTGCTGGTCGTGATCTTCGTCGAGTCCGGCGTGCTGTTCCCGATCCTGCCCGGCGACTCGCTGCTGTTCGTCGCCGGCATGCTGGCCGCGGGCACCGCCGCGCTGGCCGAGGGCGGCGGCGAGGTGATCAACTTCCAGCTCTGGCAGCTGCTGGTGTTCATCCCGATCGCCGCGGTGCTCGGCGGCCAGGCCGGCTACTGGATCGGCCGCAACCTGGGCACGGCGATGTTCAAGCCCGATGCCCGGTTCCTCAAGCAGAAGTACCTCGAGGAAGCGCACCTGTTCTTCGAGCAGCGCGGTCCGTTCGCGATCGTCATCGCCCGGTTCGTGCCGATCGTGCGCACGCTGGCCCCGCTGACGGCCGGCGCCGCCCGGATGAACTACGGCGTGTTCACGCTGTTCAACGTCATCGGCGCCGTGGTGTGGGGCGTCGGGCTGACGCTGCTCGGGTACTGGCTGGGCCGGTTCGAGGTCGTCCAGAAGCTGCTCGAGCCGATCGTCATCGCGATCGTCGTGGTGTCGGTGCTGCCGATGCTCATCGAGTGGTACAAGCGGCGTCGCGCGGCCAAGCGGGCGGGGATTCCCGCGCCGCCGATCGAGTCCGGCGAACAGCCGGGCTAA
- a CDS encoding TrmH family RNA methyltransferase, whose translation MTEHPGPTEWGEGPGVGPWEGPLPDDPRYDEALLRDGDTRNVVDPYRYWTREAIIADIDRRRHPLHIAIENFGNDANIGAVVRTANAFAVDTVHIVGRRRWNRRGAMVTDRYQRLRHHDTTADLLAFAAAEDLTVVAVDNIPGATRIETTPLPKNCLLIFGQEGPGITPDAKAGAVSVVSIAQFGSTRSINAGVAAGIAMHAWIVQHADLGLAW comes from the coding sequence GTGACTGAGCATCCCGGCCCCACCGAGTGGGGTGAGGGGCCCGGCGTCGGCCCCTGGGAGGGTCCCCTGCCCGACGACCCGCGCTACGATGAGGCGCTGCTGCGCGACGGTGACACCCGCAATGTCGTTGACCCGTACCGCTATTGGACGCGTGAAGCGATCATCGCCGACATCGACCGGCGCAGGCATCCGCTGCACATCGCGATCGAGAACTTCGGCAACGACGCCAACATCGGCGCCGTGGTGCGCACCGCGAACGCGTTCGCCGTCGACACCGTGCACATCGTCGGCAGGCGGCGCTGGAACCGGCGCGGCGCCATGGTCACCGACCGCTACCAGCGGCTGCGCCACCACGACACCACCGCCGACCTGCTGGCCTTCGCGGCCGCCGAGGACCTCACCGTCGTCGCCGTCGACAACATCCCCGGCGCGACGCGCATCGAGACCACCCCGCTGCCGAAAAACTGCCTGTTGATCTTCGGCCAGGAAGGTCCCGGCATCACACCCGACGCGAAAGCCGGTGCGGTGTCAGTGGTTTCGATCGCACAGTTCGGGTCCACCCGCAGCATCAACGCCGGCGTGGCCGCCGGGATCGCCATGCACGCCTGGATCGTCCAGCACGCCGATCTCGGACTGGCCTGGTAG
- a CDS encoding TetR/AcrR family transcriptional regulator, giving the protein MRDREQLLRAAADFLGRRPNATQDEIAAAVGVSRATLHRHFAGKPSLLAALDELAIAEMRRALTSAELHAGTATEALHRLVSAFEPVSPYLALLYSQSQDVDQDTSLQAWAEVDAQIIDLFERGQRAGEFRPDQTAAWLTEALFSLVAGAGWAIQVGRVAGRDFHRMIVDLLLDGVRTA; this is encoded by the coding sequence ATGCGTGATCGCGAGCAGCTCCTGCGCGCCGCCGCCGACTTCCTCGGCAGGCGGCCGAACGCCACGCAGGACGAGATCGCCGCCGCCGTCGGCGTCAGCCGGGCCACGCTGCACCGACACTTCGCCGGCAAGCCGTCGCTGCTGGCGGCGCTCGACGAACTCGCCATCGCGGAGATGCGTCGCGCGTTGACCAGCGCCGAACTGCACGCGGGCACGGCGACCGAGGCGCTGCACCGGCTGGTGTCGGCGTTCGAACCCGTATCGCCGTATCTGGCGCTGCTGTACAGCCAGAGCCAGGACGTCGATCAGGACACCTCGCTGCAGGCGTGGGCCGAGGTCGACGCACAGATCATCGACCTGTTCGAACGGGGCCAGCGCGCAGGTGAATTCCGGCCCGACCAGACCGCCGCCTGGCTGACCGAGGCCCTCTTCAGCCTGGTCGCGGGGGCCGGATGGGCCATCCAGGTCGGCCGCGTCGCCGGCCGCGACTTCCACCGGATGATCGTCGACCTGCTGCTGGACGGGGTACGAACCGCATGA